The genomic segment ACTGAGGATGACGATCACAGCAAAGCCTTATGAATTCTTTTCATGCCCACTGGGGCActaaatttattaaaaataatcttttttttttttaaaagaagaaagcaatttTGAAAGAAAGTTTTCAAAATGAAAGCCTATACAAAATAGTAGGGTGTTTACCACATGTGAGATGGTCAAGAAGGATGGGACTAGTTTGATTTCccttggaagggtgttccacaatTGAGGGGCTACTACTGAGACACAGAAAGCTCATtctcaggtacagtggtgcctcgcacaacgggcgcctcgtagagcgatgagtTCGCTCTatgaggccgtttttgcgatcgcaaatgcgatcgcaaaacagtgcccgcatagggcgaaggtcggtaagtggttcgcttaccgaccttcgctttgcgacccgctgatcagctgttcagcggctacaaaatggccgccggacgccccaaaatggccgcgtgcagcgttttcgcgccctcgtaaagcgaggggagggcgcgaaaatggctgccggccatagggaagcatcgttgaacagtgagtattcggcccaattgggacgcattaaaccatgtttaatgagtttcaatgggctgttcttgccccgttcaatgatgctttcacacagcgagggttaatccggaacggattaacctcgctgtgcgaggcaccactatactcaTCAACATAGCCTGTTGAAGCGGTAGGACATGCAACAGAATCTGTGTGGAAGGTCTCAGAATTCCCGGTAGGCTTATATGTGAGGAGGCAGTCTTTCAGATATCTTGGTCCTGCACTGTTTAGGCTTTGTACATAAACACTAGAATCTCAGATTGAGTTTAAAGATAGATTGGAAGCCAATGCAGTTGGTTTAGGATCAATGACATATAGTCTCTAGTATGTAAACAAGATAACATTCTAGCCGCTGAACATTTTTCAAGGGTAGTCCCTTGAAAGTTGCAAATTAAGTTGCAGTTTTTGGAGGCCAACAGTTTTTTCATGCCTTattttcttcccccctttttgcAAAGTAAAAGTATAGGGGGCATGGTTAGGCAGAGAGGTTCAGTAGAACTGGCCTAGAACACTTTAGTCGTCATTCTTATGCATGCTGGTGAGTGTGAGAaattagcaaaaacaacaacaacaccaaattagAAAATCTTCCTTGCTTTTTGAGTATTCTGAAAGGAACTATAGTGGGGTCCATTATAGTATCTCAACTTTTTCTAGACCATGCCAATGGAAAGGAATTGACTGTTCTCTTGCAGTGCAGACCCTGTTATGGTGAGGGAGCAGGTGGTTCATTAGTCCAGCCTTTCCAGTAGGTATAGATCTACCCTAAATGATTTGGAGAATTGTATGACTCCATTCCCAACCCACTTggacttttaaaattgttgtgCGAGGTCTTTTTCTTGGCCCCACCGCCCTCATGCTTGGggtggacacaggagagggccctTACGGCAGGTGCTCCCAGGCTCAGGAACCCCCACAGGATATCAGGCTGACCATTTTCCTTCAGTCCTTCTGCCAGGAGGCAAAGCCCTTCctttttcaggcagacttttaataaGTTAACTACTGCTGAGGAAATGGTTTTAAGGGAataattcttttctctttttgaaatatgatttttaacttgttttattttgaatttagCTCATTATAATAATTAATGGATGAGaccttgttgcttagcattgtaagttgcactaaagtaggcttGCTGAGTCACTGGAGTTCCATTTGCTTCAAAGtggcctactctaattgctgCTTACCATGCTAAAgaaagttgcagctagagtagaccaatttgaatcaatggaatttaacaGAAAAATTAACTCACCAAATACCCATGAATTCAGTGAGTATACTAtagtgcagtttactatgctaagcaacatttATTGTtccatttattgttgttgtttagtcattaagtcgtgtctgactctttgtgatcccatggatcacgccagagcacgccaggccctcctgtcttccacttggCTGTTGCAATTTTTATTTGGTTGATAACTGCAAACTGATATTTATAATCAAATAATTAGGGCCTGGGTTTTGCTTCTGTCATGTACTGCCCTCTAGTGttcattaaaatgtttcataaacACCAAGACTTCAGAACTGTGAAAAATCATAGCTAACTTTAGGAGAGCAGGGTCACcagctgaaatttttaaaaaaaactttctatcTTCATGAGGCACACAGTGAATTAtgtaaaagcattaaaaagacGCACATATATCCACTATTCTGTAGCAGCCTGTTTGACACTTAATTTATATCTAAGCAATGAGAAAGTTTACATATCAGCCTAGGAATTCAGTTTGAGTTGTAATTtcagataaatattttttaaaattaatttttattttttattttctttacaaaGGTAGGGTAAGATAAGGGGCAGCTGGGGTAGGGGTACCcttggagggggtggatttgaatggatacactacaaatcaatatttttcatagtaattctgtACATTCTCTTCATAGTAATAGTTCCACAtttcataaagaaatataaacagtgagCGAGAgggaaaatcaaattcagacagatatattgttattctaattattgattatgtagctgttagtctttatccatcatttattctgtctcttctgcagccatacagTTAACTATGTATCAGTCCACTATTCTATCTACGttgtaaccatgtatataattgtgaccaaattttccaatggtcttttttcttttttgcatctagccagtctgatagtacagtggtgcctcgcttaacgagtgcaccgtataacgatgaaatcgcttagcgatccattttttcggatcgctaatgcgatcgctcaacgttttttaaatggggcaaaattcgctttgcgaagaccggtaagcgtttcgcttaccgatcttcgcaaaacgaaccccgccgatcagctgttcggtggccaaaatggccgccggaagccgggaaatggcccaaaatggccgcgcgcagcgttttcgcgccctcgttaagcgaggcgagggcgcgaaaatggctgccggccatcctgaagcatcgctgaacggtgagtatttggcccatttggaacgcattaaacatcgttaaacgatgtttaatgcattccaatagaaatccctgccccgttcagcgatgcttcagcatagcgaaggttaatccggaacggattaacctcgctatgcgaggcaccactgtatgtccattTCTGCGCTTTCAAGGATTTTATCTATCACTTCATCTATTTGCAGTGTTGTAGGTTCTTTCCAGTGTTTtgcaaaaactattcttgctgctgttataatatgaatagttaattttttcagagtctagtatatcagcaagatatttaataggaatagttctggtaccattggtattgaagtttctaatacagtggtgcctcacattacgagcgctccgttttacgatgaaatcgctttatgttgaaggttttgcaatcgcaaaacaatgtttcctatggtggaatttcgctttgcgattctcacaaagcgatgattttcggccagctgattggcggtttcaaaatggccactgggtaaaaaacatggctccccgacgttttctgggacggattcctcgctgcacagacagcaaaaatggccgcactatgaaggatcttcgctggatggtgagtttcaagcccctaggaatgcattaatcccctaggaacgcattaatcgggttttaatgcgtttctatgagctttttaattttgcattacaacgttttcgttctacagtgatttcgctggaatgaattaatgtaatacgaggcaccactgtatctcttgtAGCATCTGATTCACTTTACTCCAGTATTTTTGGGCGTCTGagcacatccaccacatgtgataaaatgttccttctttctgtttttgtttccaacatatatttgaaatctgGGTGCTTGTTTTAGCCAGTGTTGTGGGGGTCAGTGTtgtggggatttttaaaatatttttaacacagTCAGATAACCCAACAAGAGACTGCTTGGCATTTTGCTACATCAGAAAATAGTATTATGAGTTCTCCATATCACTGTCTTGTAGCTTGAAAACTTACCATAACTCAGAAACATTcttttttggtttgcttttgcaaCTGATAAAAGGTTACCTTAATATTGTCAACATTGAAAAACTTAAAATGTGATGACTATTAGGGCTACACATCTCTAAGAAGttatattttaaaggaattttaagGAATTATCTCTATGTGCAACTTAGATAAAtttaaaactgatttattttgctttgattcttttcctCCCGTAGGTTGCCAGGCATTGTGAGAGGAGATGCCATTGATAGATACTGGCCTACAGCAGATGGACGATTGGTGGAATATGACATAGATGAAGTTGTCTATGATGAAGAATCAGCTTAccagaatattaaaatattacactcaaaacaatttggAAATATTCTTATCCTCAGTGGGGATGTTAGTGAGTGTTGCAGTCCTTATAAAATGTATTGTTGGTTGCCTGAGAGTCGGTCAGCACATGTTGCATTGCTCTGAAGCAAGCACAAGCCATCTTCTCAAGTTATGATTCTGGCACACGAGGAGAGGAACAAGCCAGGTGTCTGGTTTTGCCTGCATTGTTCAAACAGAGGCAGAAGCTCCCTGGTATGATTGGCTACTTCTGCTGTCAGGAAGAGCCAAGCAGGAATCCTCAGGCAGGATGAACTAGTAGACTTGCCTTTTTCCACAGTAAGCCAGAAAACCCAACCATTGTGCTGTACTCTGTTGTCTGAATCAGGCATAATAGCCTGAATAAACTGATCCATTGTGTTCATACCTGTCAGAGGAAAATAATGGTGACTCTATTATTAGGTCCCTTTCATATTTCTAgattataaatgtataaatataaaatagtaattttatttttgtaaatttataaaaacatttcaGGGTGTTTCTTCTTGTCTGTATTGATTACAGTGTCATCTAAAATTTATGGTTAAGagccctattttttaaaattgatattaGCGAAGGGTGTTTCTTATCATACTAAGTGCATActgatatatatgtatatattttaaaaatgtatttttttagaTTTGGCAGAGAGTGATTTGGCATATACTCAAGCTATAATGGGCAGTGGGAAAGAAGACTACACTGACAAAGAAGTACTTATTCTTGGAGGTGGTGATGGGGGAATATTGTATGAAATAGTCAAACTGAAACCAAAGATGGTCACCATGGTAGAGATATCCTTTTATTAAATAACGATggcccattttaaaaaactgtatcaTATTTTCTGTCTTTGCGTCTTGAAATGTCAAAGTAACTGGTTGATTTATCATGGTTTCTGCTGCCGTCACTGAAGTAGCTTAGATTCTGCATTGTGTCTTGAGTGTCTTACATTTGATTCAGGTAGCATAGTTTGGGTATAGCTTCCTTATTacagctttttaattttgttagagtaaaatatttttaagattttGGCTACTGCTGctgatcacaaaaaactcagtTGTTTCTCAGTAGGGCTAAGTGAACCATATTTATTATTAATGTTGATGTACTTAATTAGTATTCCATTCAGAGAGGGGCAGTCAAGTTCCATGGTTTTCAGTTGCTAAGGGCCACTTTTCAGGTTGTCCGGTTGTTCAGAGGCCGTGTACTCAACGGGTTAAGGGACTAAGGGGAAAGTCTTAGtacaaaaaaatagaaaatagagAAGGTAATTAAAAATAACCAGCACATCTAAAAATAGATTATTAATAGTAGCACcagtattattgttgttattaattaccgtattttttgctccataagaaacactttcccccccccaaaaaagggggtgggtctgtgcatcttatggagtgaaggccACGATTtggcccccactggccctgtgggggggagcgtcgcaagggtccaagtgagccttgcaacgctctccccacccccccacggggccagcgcgggtgaaatcgccagcttccaggtgggaggagtgtcacaagggtcctggaaggctcactcggaacCTTGCaatgctccctccaccccccacggGGTCAGCGCaggcaaaattgccagcttccagggtgatttcgcccccgctggccccatggggggtgggggagcgttgcaagggtctgagtgagccttccaggacccttgcgatgcttccccaccccatggggccagcgggggcgaaattgccacctccTGGGAGCATCCTAGGgggtgttccaggaccctttagagactcaccctgtcccccccgggggtcagaggggtgaaattgccaccttctgggactcttctgaagcttcccaagcctcaaaagagtcccacaaggtggcgattttgccccctctgacacccggggggagggtgagtctctaaagggtcctggaacacaccctaggaccctttggaggctcaccctgcccccccgccgggccagggggggcaaaatcgccaccttctgggactcttttgaggcttgggaagcttcagaagagtcccagaaggtggcgatttcgccccctctggcctccaggggggcagggtgagcctccaaagggtcctagggtgtattccataagatggacctctccataaggctcaccaatttttaggagaagaaaacagattatttttttcctgtttttttctcctaaaaatttggtgcgtcttatggagcgaaaaatacggtatttttcagaactttattttttattatttcaacatTACCTCCAAACCCGTTTAGATATAATTAAATACTAATTAACCTTAGTGAAACAATAAttttaatgcattaaaaacattATTGATACCAATTTAGTTGAGCAAGTCCTAGCTTGATTTAGTAAAGTTAGAATTTTCTGTCTACTAAGTAAGCAGATTTAAcataagattccccccccccccaagagtcaGATTTGCACTGCAAGACTTTGGAAGACTATGTACAGGCTGTAGTTCCCCCACTTCTGCCTTGGAGCCATGTGCCAGTACATTGTACAATTGCTTGTGGAGAAAAGCACCTGCCTCTAAAAGATGAAAAGCACAGAGAGTTCAATTGTCTCCAAAGCTTGTTTTTACATTAACATATGTGGGCCCAATAAAACTCATCTCTGTTGATTTCATGCCCTGTTCTTCAAGGTAGAATCCAAGGGCTGCTATTTTGAAGCAGAACTAAAGAACcaatttttaaaaccacagcaAAATGAATTATTTGATTCTTAACCAGTATCAAAAACATTGACCAAATGGTGATTGACGGGTGTCGGAAATACATGCGCAAAACCTGTGGAGATGTCTTGGACAATCTGAAGGGAGAATGCTATCAGGTAATTTTgtgctttgtgtttgtgtttctttctttgtgttgTTTAAAGCCGTCTGCCTGAGTTGGTACTATTTTCAAGAATACAATTCTTGTTTGAGAGAAGTATTCCTACAAggaattcattttatttcttttacagTTTGGTAAATTTTAATATTGCATCTAAATTTGTTATTGCTAGATGTTCATTGGAGATGGTTGATGCATTAGAGTAAACAATATATATTTATCAGTACTGTTTATAAATATGGATATCCTTCTCTATGAGCAGGAAACTTTGGCTTTGAAAGCTGTTGAAttgttttaattaccaaaatGTGAAATGTTTGTGGAAGAAGAGACAACATGCATTGAAACTGAGGTGATGGTAGGATGCACTGCTGAACTAATAATAGTATAAATACATCATTATGCACCCCTATAGCTTCTCTGTTAGTATAATTCATGGATCTTTACATTAGTAAAGTAGGGTTATCATGGGTTCATCATGAAATGgttaaaatacaacattttatAGGTTTTTCAGTCAGGCATCTGAGGTAAGTTAGGcataactaattttaaaaataactctggCACAGATACATTGATTTGTTTCAAACTCATTTATAAATGTAAATGTTCTGGCTCACTATAACAGTCATGATGTGGATACCTATTTTCTTTTACCTCACTATTTCATGATGATGATTGCTAGCAGTGGCTTTGTTCTGTCCAGATGttatttcaaaaagtaactatcacagaaaattaatttcattttatcatGTTACATTTTGCTCTCTTCTTTCTGGGCCAGGGTGTGGGCAATAATGTAAGTTATAAATACCTTTCATGGGTTCATTATGGTCTCTCAGaccagcctttcttcataagggctGTGCTTTTCCTGCAAAATATACCCCAAAGCCTGTGTTTTGCATGCTAACTTCTGTCCCTGACATTTCCGCATAGAAGTGAGGATCCCTGTCCTGAAATCCTTCAGAGCAGGTCAATAGGTTGGTTAGTGATCTTTCTAGATAGAACAGAGCTTCCTGTTTCCTTTCCAAAGAGAACGTATGAAAGCAAGATTAAATCTCTAATGTTATTTAATCTGTATAGGCATTGGAGAATTGGGATTCCCCCACCTTTGCCTAATATGTCTCTGTTGAAATGGGGACTTGCATAAAGTGAGCATGGATTGAGTTTGTGAGATCTATGTTATGTAATAATGATATGTGTGAGGAGTGCAGATTGGGCTTATATGGGCATTGACCTTTTTACTTCTAGGCAGATACTCAAATGTTAGGTGATTACTTTTCACATGCTGGGGTTCTGCACACGTAGAGATTAAATAGTTGCAGAGGGCAAGTATCGGTGTAACACCTTgactgtttgtttttaaggttcTAATTGAAGATTGTATTCCAGTATTGAAGAGGTATGCCAAAGAAGAAAGGATGTTTGATTATGTAATTAATGACTTGACAGCTGTTCCAATCTCCACATCTCCAGAAGAAGGTTAATATTTTTCAACCTTTTGAACTTTTTGATGCAAGCATAGTTTCAATCAAAACTCATTGAACTAACTGCAAGCAAGGTTTTAAATTAGAAACTTGCATCTGAGAGAGATTAATAAGGATTGATGGAAATAACAAAGCATGCAAGGATCCAATAAAGACTTCAGGGATTCCAGGTGTATGTGCAGGGCGGGGGGAGAAACAATTATTGGACCTTACGTTGTATTGATACTGAAATGGATTATGCCTTTGCTTTGCAAGGTCTAAGTCTTTtaattaacatttattttcaagATATACTGTAAATTGgtagaaaaaatatattaatgttTCATCCATCAGTGATGCCTATTCCCACCAGTAATGACTTCTTTGAGCATCTTATAGTGAAGAATACTTTATAATGGCTGGATTCCTATTAGTTTTGTGgaaagtttgcataacttgccacagctaattctGATTAATTGGCCAAGTGCTGTGGCATATCTCTGTTGTGGAATCAATTGTGTAAACAAGATACACTCCATCAGTTAGCTGCAGTGAGCTACATATTGGACATTGAATTTTTTATTAAACAATTAATGCTTTCAAATTTAGATTCCACATGGGAGTTTCTGCGGATGATTTTAGACCTTTCAATGAAAGTCTTGAAACCTGATGGAAAATACTTCACGCAGGTATGGCAGTTGCCATTCTTCTATGGCTAGTTAGTTCTACTGTTGATAGTAGTGTGATTAGTAGTACAAGGTTTGAAATATCAACCTTGTACCAATGTTCCTTTGTTCTCATGGCGATATTGGGAGCAGCACTTAGGCTTGTGTTCCACTTTTCACAAGCAGAAGCAAACCAAAGTAATcacattttcatttaaatatGGGACCCTTCTAAATCCCTAAAGAAGttcaagtaaatacagtggtgcctcgcttaacgggcggcccatttaacgacgaaatcgcatactgacgaactttttgcgatcgcttttgcaattgcattgcaatgttttaaatggggaaaaatcgctttgcggtgatcggtaccctgtttcgcttaccgattatcgcaaagcaatgattttcccccagctgattggcggttccaaaatggccgccgggtaaaaaaaatggccacccgttgtgtttagggacggattcctcgcttaccgggcagtgaaaatggccaccgtatggaggatcttcacttaaaggtcagttttaagcccataggaatgcattgaaggggtttcaatgcattcctgtgggcttttttaaatcgcatagcggcgaaatcgctttgcagcgatttttgctgcaccgattaacgttgctatgcgaggcaccactgtattgtatttccTGGgcttcctcatcactttctgcccaTGGAAAGATACAAATTTGGCCAGCCTATATCCTGGTTGTGAATCTTAAGTAAATCCTGAGGAGGTTAACTTGATTTGAAGCTTAGCTAAAGCTCTATTTGAGGTATTTGCCTAGAGCcggctcctccccccccaaattggagttatttatttatttattattcattcattcattcattcattcattcattcattcattcattcattcattcaggggTAAAGGGAAATAACCTGGGATAACAGGGAATATTTCATGCTatacattatcacatattatcCATACTTAAACATATCATTATATTAAAGAGTTTTGTGTCTGTTAGTTGCCTATATAATTCCAACTAcagttatttgactattttgtattaaaattatcacatttggctttcaggttataTAATGGGTCCAGTTGTAtatagggtcccatttttcagatgcttcttggatttaattgtctttcaaagcttctcttaatatgtccatctctgccacttccataatcttttccacAAGTTCTTCACGATTTGGTATctcagttttc from the Pogona vitticeps strain Pit_001003342236 chromosome 3, PviZW2.1, whole genome shotgun sequence genome contains:
- the SMS gene encoding spermine synthase isoform X2, which produces MLACAYIMESYLFRTRKNEQKRINRRNGNLWICFVRKNADCNAVFKSLQPIFQKQGMTETFCHNWEDHGYLATYVNKNGSFANLRIYPHGLVLVDVQNYSDLNGREETEQLLNKVEERMKELFHGNIKRVKRLPGIVRGDAIDRYWPTADGRLVEYDIDEVVYDEESAYQNIKILHSKQFGNILILSGDVNLAESDLAYTQAIMGSGKEDYTDKEVLILGGGDGGILYEIVKLKPKMVTMVEIDQMVIDGCRKYMRKTCGDVLDNLKGECYQVLIEDCIPVLKRYAKEERMFDYVINDLTAVPISTSPEEDSTWEFLRMILDLSMKVLKPDGKYFTQGNCVNLTEALTLYEEQLGRLYCPVEFSKEVVCVPSYMELWVFYSIWKKSEV